From a region of the Lactuca sativa cultivar Salinas chromosome 4, Lsat_Salinas_v11, whole genome shotgun sequence genome:
- the LOC111914831 gene encoding uncharacterized protein LOC111914831 isoform X2, with protein MNPHHNSNQDPTIASILQQVNSLIYQQTYNGSVGGLYPNNRPIDAPSRFMNFSNQPIPLRSPTDQFPNGIGGFNPQHNYNPFPPKQFNSSQQQGQFFANNSMNHPVYHQNVGRPLQLQNPNYAQYHPGNFPMFQIHNKNTTSHQNPGFPASQQFGMSNFSGSSFEHGNQGQQRFHSPSMDVNLSNMGQQLQGNQFQPNASGSVQTQKSHNFHATPNNLQNHISQGVGPQSHSFPMNDPIRHGNQGQQRFVSQQGSLYSLHASTSVKAHTPPTITNFKSNIFALNSECYQQDKKGTLSQPKNFTGNKKNHTSCKGVCRYKSQFQHAKHVKNGNMNKEGKSNASVNSHPRNSTKFKKKKVCSFNYMDEEVKQWREDRKKNYPTSVKKSKEEKTSMLHCKPQITSDSGHIRICTLNVGRMDENKLMQLTDALRKRKLDIACIQETKWKGAETTECNGYNLWYASLENTVNGVGVLLSKNLIDNVVEVRRCFDRIISIKVVVEKEVVHVISAYAPHPTLEESKKMSFWESLDDIVKGIPINECIFLGGDFNGHIGKDIDGYETVHGGLGHGTRNEEGHRLLGFATAHDLVVSNSFFKKNDAHLITFQSEGKSTQNDYLLLRKRHLSACIDCKVLPGEISISKHRLLIMDLYMSMIKRIAREEMKELHAKQAQLACEAADLFIPLPKRPHLKGQVRVCTINVGTLNDKLLKLTNALRKRKVEIACIQETKWKGEEATLECNGYKLWHAGLENAINGVGILISTNLKDNVVEVKRCCDRIIAIKVAVERKIVNVVCVYAPNATLEDSFKRSFWESLDDIVKGIPMNECIFLGGDFNGHIGKKADGYETVHGGFGFGTRNDEGHRLLEFATAHDLVVANSFYKKRDAHLITFHNEGYNSQNDYLLLRKWDRKACIDCKALPGETSASQHKLLFMDLYMSMKKRIKRNPNRKKHKKEQLKKGKLHNKRGKTFQNDRIAKKAKTR; from the exons ATGAATCCTCATCATAATTCCAATCAAGATCCAACAATTGCTTCCATACTTCAACAG GTTAACTCTCTCATTTATCAGCAAACGTACAATGGTAGTGTTGGAGGATTATATCCCAATAACAGGCCAATTGATGCTCCATCTCGTTTCATGAATTTCTCTAATCAGCCCATTCCCTTGCGAAGTCCTACGGATCAATTCCCCAACGGTATTGGTGGATTCAATCCACAGCACAATTACAATCCCTTTCCTCCAAAGCAGTTTAATTCTTCTCAACAACAAGGCCAGTTCTTTGCTAATAACTCCATGAATCATCCTGTATACCACCAAAATGTTGGTAGACCATTGCAATTACAAAACCCCAATTATGCCCAATATCATCCTGGCAATTTTCCGATGTTCCAAATCCATAATAAGAATACAACGAGTCATCAAAATCCTGGATTTCCTGCAAGTCAGCAATTTGGCATGTCTAATTTCAGTGGAAGCTCCTTTGAACATGGTAATCAAGGACAACAGAGATTTCATTCACCATCGATGGATGTCAATTTGTCTAATATGGGTCAGCAGTTACAAGGGAACCAATTTCAACCCAACGCTTCTGGTTCAGTTCAAACACAGAAATCACACAACTTCCATGCTACTCCCAATAATTTACAG AACCACATTTCTCAAGGTGTGGGACCCCAAAGTCACAGTTTCCCCATGAATGACCCTATTCGTCATGGTAATCAAGGACAACAAAGATTTGTTTCACAGCAAGGGAGCTTATATTCACTCCATGCTTCTACTTCAGTCAAAGCACATACTCCTCCTACAATCACAAATTTTAAG AGCAATATATTCGCTTTAAATTCAGAATGCTATCAACAAGACAAAAAAGGAACTTTGTCTCAACCCAAGAACTTCACAGGAAATAAAAAGAATCACACTTCATGTAAAGG TGTGTGCAGATATAAATCCCAGTTTCAGCATGCAAAACATGTCAAAAATGGAAACATGAATAAAG AGGGTAAGAGCAATGCTTCAGTAAATTCGCATCCTCGAAATTCcactaaatttaaaaaaaa AAAAGTATGCTCGTTTAATTACATGGATGAAGAAGTTAAGCAGTGGCGTGAGGATCGTAAGAAAAACTATCCCACAAGTGTGAAAAAATCCAAGGAAGAAAAGACATCCATGTTACATTGTAAG CCTCAAATAACAAGTGATAGCGGTCATATACGAATATGTACCTTGAATGTAGGaagaatggatgagaataagTTGATGCAACTAACCGATGCATTAAGAAAAAGGAAATTGGACATTGCTTGTATACAAGAGACTAAGTGGAAGGGGGCGGAAACCACCGAATGTAATGGCTATAACTTATGGTATGCCAGTCTCGAGAACACTGTAAATGGTGTAGGAGTCTTGCTATCAAAGAATCTTATAGACAATGTAGTAGAAGTTAGAAGATGTTTTGATAGGATTATATCGATTAAGGTAGTGGTAGAGAAAGAGGTAGTGCACGTTATCTCTGCGTACGCACCACATCCCACATTGGAAGAGTCAAAAAAGATGAGTTTTTGGGAATCATTAGATGATATAGTAAAAGGAATACCTATCAATGAATGTATATTCTTAGGGGGAGACTTCAATGGACATATAGGAAAAGATATAGATGGATATGAGACAGTGCACGGTGGTTTAGGACATGGCACTAGGAACGAAGAGGGACACAGGCTACTAGGGTTTGCAACTGCACACGATTTGGTGGTCTCAAACTCCTTTTTTAAAAAGAATGATGCGCATTTAATTACCTTTCAAAGTGAGGGGAAAAGCACTCAAAATGACTACCTTCTTTTGCGAAAACGACACCTTAGCGCGTGCATAGATTGCAAGGTGTTACCGGGGGAGATCAGCATTTCGAAACACAGACTGTTGATCATGGACTTATACATGAGCATGATAAAGCGCATTGCAAGAGAG GAAATGAAGGAATTACATGCAAAACAAGCTCAATTGGCTTGTGAAGCTGCCGATCTATTTATTCCT CTTCCGAAAAGGCCTCATCTCAAAGGCCAAGTACGAGTATGCACCATAAATGTTGGAACATTGAATGATAAGTTATTGAAATTGACAAATGCATTAAGAAAAAGGAAAGTGGAGATCGCATGCATACAAGAAACCAAGTGGAAGGGGGAGGAAGCTACACTCGAGTGTAACGGGTATAAGTTGTGGCATGCAGGACTAGAGAACGCAATAAACGGTGTAGGGATCTTAATATCAACAAACCTCAAAGACAACGTAGTAGAAGTTAAAAGATGTTGCGATAGGATCATTGCGATCAAAGTAGCCGTAGAGAGAAAGATAGTGAACGTCGTCTGCGTATACGCACCAAATGCCACTCTAGAAGATTCGTTTAAGAGGAGTTTTTGGGAATCATTAGATGATATAGTAAAAGGTATACCTATGAATGAATGTATATTCTTAGGGGGAGACTTCAATGGACATATAGGAAAAAAGGCGGATGGATATGAGACAGTGCACGGTGGTTTTGGATTTGGTACTAGGAACGATGAGGGACATAGGTTACTAGAGTTTGCAACTGCACACGATTTGGTGGTTGCAAACTCCTTTTATAAAAAGAGGGATGCGCATTTGATTACCTTTCACAATGAAGGGTATAATAGTCAAAATGACTACCTCCTTTTGCGAAAATGGGACCGTAAGGCGTGTATTGATTGCAAGGCGTTACCGGGAGAGACGAGTGCTTCGCAACACAAGTTGTTGTTCATGGACTTATACATGAGCATGAAAAAGCGCATT aagagaaaccctaataggaAAAAACACAAAAAAGAACAGTTGAAAAAGGGAAAGCTCCATAACAAAAGaggaaaaacatttcaaaatgaTCGAATCGCCAAGAAAGCAAAGACCAGATAA
- the LOC111914831 gene encoding uncharacterized protein LOC111914831 isoform X1 — translation MNPHHNSNQDPTIASILQQVNSLIYQQTYNGSVGGLYPNNRPIDAPSRFMNFSNQPIPLRSPTDQFPNGIGGFNPQHNYNPFPPKQFNSSQQQGQFFANNSMNHPVYHQNVGRPLQLQNPNYAQYHPGNFPMFQIHNKNTTSHQNPGFPASQQFGMSNFSGSSFEHGNQGQQRFHSPSMDVNLSNMGQQLQGNQFQPNASGSVQTQKSHNFHATPNNLQNHISQGVGPQSHSFPMNDPIRHGNQGQQRFVSQQGSLYSLHASTSVKAHTPPTITNFKSNIFALNSECYQQDKKGTLSQPKNFTGNKKNHTSCKGSSVCRYKSQFQHAKHVKNGNMNKEGKSNASVNSHPRNSTKFKKKKVCSFNYMDEEVKQWREDRKKNYPTSVKKSKEEKTSMLHCKPQITSDSGHIRICTLNVGRMDENKLMQLTDALRKRKLDIACIQETKWKGAETTECNGYNLWYASLENTVNGVGVLLSKNLIDNVVEVRRCFDRIISIKVVVEKEVVHVISAYAPHPTLEESKKMSFWESLDDIVKGIPINECIFLGGDFNGHIGKDIDGYETVHGGLGHGTRNEEGHRLLGFATAHDLVVSNSFFKKNDAHLITFQSEGKSTQNDYLLLRKRHLSACIDCKVLPGEISISKHRLLIMDLYMSMIKRIAREEMKELHAKQAQLACEAADLFIPLPKRPHLKGQVRVCTINVGTLNDKLLKLTNALRKRKVEIACIQETKWKGEEATLECNGYKLWHAGLENAINGVGILISTNLKDNVVEVKRCCDRIIAIKVAVERKIVNVVCVYAPNATLEDSFKRSFWESLDDIVKGIPMNECIFLGGDFNGHIGKKADGYETVHGGFGFGTRNDEGHRLLEFATAHDLVVANSFYKKRDAHLITFHNEGYNSQNDYLLLRKWDRKACIDCKALPGETSASQHKLLFMDLYMSMKKRIKRNPNRKKHKKEQLKKGKLHNKRGKTFQNDRIAKKAKTR, via the exons ATGAATCCTCATCATAATTCCAATCAAGATCCAACAATTGCTTCCATACTTCAACAG GTTAACTCTCTCATTTATCAGCAAACGTACAATGGTAGTGTTGGAGGATTATATCCCAATAACAGGCCAATTGATGCTCCATCTCGTTTCATGAATTTCTCTAATCAGCCCATTCCCTTGCGAAGTCCTACGGATCAATTCCCCAACGGTATTGGTGGATTCAATCCACAGCACAATTACAATCCCTTTCCTCCAAAGCAGTTTAATTCTTCTCAACAACAAGGCCAGTTCTTTGCTAATAACTCCATGAATCATCCTGTATACCACCAAAATGTTGGTAGACCATTGCAATTACAAAACCCCAATTATGCCCAATATCATCCTGGCAATTTTCCGATGTTCCAAATCCATAATAAGAATACAACGAGTCATCAAAATCCTGGATTTCCTGCAAGTCAGCAATTTGGCATGTCTAATTTCAGTGGAAGCTCCTTTGAACATGGTAATCAAGGACAACAGAGATTTCATTCACCATCGATGGATGTCAATTTGTCTAATATGGGTCAGCAGTTACAAGGGAACCAATTTCAACCCAACGCTTCTGGTTCAGTTCAAACACAGAAATCACACAACTTCCATGCTACTCCCAATAATTTACAG AACCACATTTCTCAAGGTGTGGGACCCCAAAGTCACAGTTTCCCCATGAATGACCCTATTCGTCATGGTAATCAAGGACAACAAAGATTTGTTTCACAGCAAGGGAGCTTATATTCACTCCATGCTTCTACTTCAGTCAAAGCACATACTCCTCCTACAATCACAAATTTTAAG AGCAATATATTCGCTTTAAATTCAGAATGCTATCAACAAGACAAAAAAGGAACTTTGTCTCAACCCAAGAACTTCACAGGAAATAAAAAGAATCACACTTCATGTAAAGG CTCAAGTGTGTGCAGATATAAATCCCAGTTTCAGCATGCAAAACATGTCAAAAATGGAAACATGAATAAAG AGGGTAAGAGCAATGCTTCAGTAAATTCGCATCCTCGAAATTCcactaaatttaaaaaaaa AAAAGTATGCTCGTTTAATTACATGGATGAAGAAGTTAAGCAGTGGCGTGAGGATCGTAAGAAAAACTATCCCACAAGTGTGAAAAAATCCAAGGAAGAAAAGACATCCATGTTACATTGTAAG CCTCAAATAACAAGTGATAGCGGTCATATACGAATATGTACCTTGAATGTAGGaagaatggatgagaataagTTGATGCAACTAACCGATGCATTAAGAAAAAGGAAATTGGACATTGCTTGTATACAAGAGACTAAGTGGAAGGGGGCGGAAACCACCGAATGTAATGGCTATAACTTATGGTATGCCAGTCTCGAGAACACTGTAAATGGTGTAGGAGTCTTGCTATCAAAGAATCTTATAGACAATGTAGTAGAAGTTAGAAGATGTTTTGATAGGATTATATCGATTAAGGTAGTGGTAGAGAAAGAGGTAGTGCACGTTATCTCTGCGTACGCACCACATCCCACATTGGAAGAGTCAAAAAAGATGAGTTTTTGGGAATCATTAGATGATATAGTAAAAGGAATACCTATCAATGAATGTATATTCTTAGGGGGAGACTTCAATGGACATATAGGAAAAGATATAGATGGATATGAGACAGTGCACGGTGGTTTAGGACATGGCACTAGGAACGAAGAGGGACACAGGCTACTAGGGTTTGCAACTGCACACGATTTGGTGGTCTCAAACTCCTTTTTTAAAAAGAATGATGCGCATTTAATTACCTTTCAAAGTGAGGGGAAAAGCACTCAAAATGACTACCTTCTTTTGCGAAAACGACACCTTAGCGCGTGCATAGATTGCAAGGTGTTACCGGGGGAGATCAGCATTTCGAAACACAGACTGTTGATCATGGACTTATACATGAGCATGATAAAGCGCATTGCAAGAGAG GAAATGAAGGAATTACATGCAAAACAAGCTCAATTGGCTTGTGAAGCTGCCGATCTATTTATTCCT CTTCCGAAAAGGCCTCATCTCAAAGGCCAAGTACGAGTATGCACCATAAATGTTGGAACATTGAATGATAAGTTATTGAAATTGACAAATGCATTAAGAAAAAGGAAAGTGGAGATCGCATGCATACAAGAAACCAAGTGGAAGGGGGAGGAAGCTACACTCGAGTGTAACGGGTATAAGTTGTGGCATGCAGGACTAGAGAACGCAATAAACGGTGTAGGGATCTTAATATCAACAAACCTCAAAGACAACGTAGTAGAAGTTAAAAGATGTTGCGATAGGATCATTGCGATCAAAGTAGCCGTAGAGAGAAAGATAGTGAACGTCGTCTGCGTATACGCACCAAATGCCACTCTAGAAGATTCGTTTAAGAGGAGTTTTTGGGAATCATTAGATGATATAGTAAAAGGTATACCTATGAATGAATGTATATTCTTAGGGGGAGACTTCAATGGACATATAGGAAAAAAGGCGGATGGATATGAGACAGTGCACGGTGGTTTTGGATTTGGTACTAGGAACGATGAGGGACATAGGTTACTAGAGTTTGCAACTGCACACGATTTGGTGGTTGCAAACTCCTTTTATAAAAAGAGGGATGCGCATTTGATTACCTTTCACAATGAAGGGTATAATAGTCAAAATGACTACCTCCTTTTGCGAAAATGGGACCGTAAGGCGTGTATTGATTGCAAGGCGTTACCGGGAGAGACGAGTGCTTCGCAACACAAGTTGTTGTTCATGGACTTATACATGAGCATGAAAAAGCGCATT aagagaaaccctaataggaAAAAACACAAAAAAGAACAGTTGAAAAAGGGAAAGCTCCATAACAAAAGaggaaaaacatttcaaaatgaTCGAATCGCCAAGAAAGCAAAGACCAGATAA
- the LOC111914831 gene encoding uncharacterized protein LOC111914831 isoform X3 has product MNPHHNSNQDPTIASILQQVNSLIYQQTYNGSVGGLYPNNRPIDAPSRFMNFSNQPIPLRSPTDQFPNGIGGFNPQHNYNPFPPKQFNSSQQQGQFFANNSMNHPVYHQNVGRPLQLQNPNYAQYHPGNFPMFQIHNKNTTSHQNPGFPASQQFGMSNFSGSSFEHGNQGQQRFHSPSMDVNLSNMGQQLQGNQFQPNASGSVQTQKSHNFHATPNNLQNHISQGVGPQSHSFPMNDPIRHGNQGQQRFVSQQGSLYSLHASTSVKAHTPPTITNFKSNIFALNSECYQQDKKGTLSQPKNFTGNKKNHTSCKGYKSQFQHAKHVKNGNMNKEGKSNASVNSHPRNSTKFKKKKVCSFNYMDEEVKQWREDRKKNYPTSVKKSKEEKTSMLHCKPQITSDSGHIRICTLNVGRMDENKLMQLTDALRKRKLDIACIQETKWKGAETTECNGYNLWYASLENTVNGVGVLLSKNLIDNVVEVRRCFDRIISIKVVVEKEVVHVISAYAPHPTLEESKKMSFWESLDDIVKGIPINECIFLGGDFNGHIGKDIDGYETVHGGLGHGTRNEEGHRLLGFATAHDLVVSNSFFKKNDAHLITFQSEGKSTQNDYLLLRKRHLSACIDCKVLPGEISISKHRLLIMDLYMSMIKRIAREEMKELHAKQAQLACEAADLFIPLPKRPHLKGQVRVCTINVGTLNDKLLKLTNALRKRKVEIACIQETKWKGEEATLECNGYKLWHAGLENAINGVGILISTNLKDNVVEVKRCCDRIIAIKVAVERKIVNVVCVYAPNATLEDSFKRSFWESLDDIVKGIPMNECIFLGGDFNGHIGKKADGYETVHGGFGFGTRNDEGHRLLEFATAHDLVVANSFYKKRDAHLITFHNEGYNSQNDYLLLRKWDRKACIDCKALPGETSASQHKLLFMDLYMSMKKRIKRNPNRKKHKKEQLKKGKLHNKRGKTFQNDRIAKKAKTR; this is encoded by the exons ATGAATCCTCATCATAATTCCAATCAAGATCCAACAATTGCTTCCATACTTCAACAG GTTAACTCTCTCATTTATCAGCAAACGTACAATGGTAGTGTTGGAGGATTATATCCCAATAACAGGCCAATTGATGCTCCATCTCGTTTCATGAATTTCTCTAATCAGCCCATTCCCTTGCGAAGTCCTACGGATCAATTCCCCAACGGTATTGGTGGATTCAATCCACAGCACAATTACAATCCCTTTCCTCCAAAGCAGTTTAATTCTTCTCAACAACAAGGCCAGTTCTTTGCTAATAACTCCATGAATCATCCTGTATACCACCAAAATGTTGGTAGACCATTGCAATTACAAAACCCCAATTATGCCCAATATCATCCTGGCAATTTTCCGATGTTCCAAATCCATAATAAGAATACAACGAGTCATCAAAATCCTGGATTTCCTGCAAGTCAGCAATTTGGCATGTCTAATTTCAGTGGAAGCTCCTTTGAACATGGTAATCAAGGACAACAGAGATTTCATTCACCATCGATGGATGTCAATTTGTCTAATATGGGTCAGCAGTTACAAGGGAACCAATTTCAACCCAACGCTTCTGGTTCAGTTCAAACACAGAAATCACACAACTTCCATGCTACTCCCAATAATTTACAG AACCACATTTCTCAAGGTGTGGGACCCCAAAGTCACAGTTTCCCCATGAATGACCCTATTCGTCATGGTAATCAAGGACAACAAAGATTTGTTTCACAGCAAGGGAGCTTATATTCACTCCATGCTTCTACTTCAGTCAAAGCACATACTCCTCCTACAATCACAAATTTTAAG AGCAATATATTCGCTTTAAATTCAGAATGCTATCAACAAGACAAAAAAGGAACTTTGTCTCAACCCAAGAACTTCACAGGAAATAAAAAGAATCACACTTCATGTAAAGG ATATAAATCCCAGTTTCAGCATGCAAAACATGTCAAAAATGGAAACATGAATAAAG AGGGTAAGAGCAATGCTTCAGTAAATTCGCATCCTCGAAATTCcactaaatttaaaaaaaa AAAAGTATGCTCGTTTAATTACATGGATGAAGAAGTTAAGCAGTGGCGTGAGGATCGTAAGAAAAACTATCCCACAAGTGTGAAAAAATCCAAGGAAGAAAAGACATCCATGTTACATTGTAAG CCTCAAATAACAAGTGATAGCGGTCATATACGAATATGTACCTTGAATGTAGGaagaatggatgagaataagTTGATGCAACTAACCGATGCATTAAGAAAAAGGAAATTGGACATTGCTTGTATACAAGAGACTAAGTGGAAGGGGGCGGAAACCACCGAATGTAATGGCTATAACTTATGGTATGCCAGTCTCGAGAACACTGTAAATGGTGTAGGAGTCTTGCTATCAAAGAATCTTATAGACAATGTAGTAGAAGTTAGAAGATGTTTTGATAGGATTATATCGATTAAGGTAGTGGTAGAGAAAGAGGTAGTGCACGTTATCTCTGCGTACGCACCACATCCCACATTGGAAGAGTCAAAAAAGATGAGTTTTTGGGAATCATTAGATGATATAGTAAAAGGAATACCTATCAATGAATGTATATTCTTAGGGGGAGACTTCAATGGACATATAGGAAAAGATATAGATGGATATGAGACAGTGCACGGTGGTTTAGGACATGGCACTAGGAACGAAGAGGGACACAGGCTACTAGGGTTTGCAACTGCACACGATTTGGTGGTCTCAAACTCCTTTTTTAAAAAGAATGATGCGCATTTAATTACCTTTCAAAGTGAGGGGAAAAGCACTCAAAATGACTACCTTCTTTTGCGAAAACGACACCTTAGCGCGTGCATAGATTGCAAGGTGTTACCGGGGGAGATCAGCATTTCGAAACACAGACTGTTGATCATGGACTTATACATGAGCATGATAAAGCGCATTGCAAGAGAG GAAATGAAGGAATTACATGCAAAACAAGCTCAATTGGCTTGTGAAGCTGCCGATCTATTTATTCCT CTTCCGAAAAGGCCTCATCTCAAAGGCCAAGTACGAGTATGCACCATAAATGTTGGAACATTGAATGATAAGTTATTGAAATTGACAAATGCATTAAGAAAAAGGAAAGTGGAGATCGCATGCATACAAGAAACCAAGTGGAAGGGGGAGGAAGCTACACTCGAGTGTAACGGGTATAAGTTGTGGCATGCAGGACTAGAGAACGCAATAAACGGTGTAGGGATCTTAATATCAACAAACCTCAAAGACAACGTAGTAGAAGTTAAAAGATGTTGCGATAGGATCATTGCGATCAAAGTAGCCGTAGAGAGAAAGATAGTGAACGTCGTCTGCGTATACGCACCAAATGCCACTCTAGAAGATTCGTTTAAGAGGAGTTTTTGGGAATCATTAGATGATATAGTAAAAGGTATACCTATGAATGAATGTATATTCTTAGGGGGAGACTTCAATGGACATATAGGAAAAAAGGCGGATGGATATGAGACAGTGCACGGTGGTTTTGGATTTGGTACTAGGAACGATGAGGGACATAGGTTACTAGAGTTTGCAACTGCACACGATTTGGTGGTTGCAAACTCCTTTTATAAAAAGAGGGATGCGCATTTGATTACCTTTCACAATGAAGGGTATAATAGTCAAAATGACTACCTCCTTTTGCGAAAATGGGACCGTAAGGCGTGTATTGATTGCAAGGCGTTACCGGGAGAGACGAGTGCTTCGCAACACAAGTTGTTGTTCATGGACTTATACATGAGCATGAAAAAGCGCATT aagagaaaccctaataggaAAAAACACAAAAAAGAACAGTTGAAAAAGGGAAAGCTCCATAACAAAAGaggaaaaacatttcaaaatgaTCGAATCGCCAAGAAAGCAAAGACCAGATAA
- the LOC111914831 gene encoding uncharacterized protein LOC111914831 isoform X4, which produces MNPHHNSNQDPTIASILQQVNSLIYQQTYNGSVGGLYPNNRPIDAPSRFMNFSNQPIPLRSPTDQFPNGIGGFNPQHNYNPFPPKQFNSSQQQGQFFANNSMNHPVYHQNVGRPLQLQNPNYAQYHPGNFPMFQIHNKNTTSHQNPGFPASQQFGMSNFSGSSFEHGNQGQQRFHSPSMDVNLSNMGQQLQGNQFQPNASGSVQTQKSHNFHATPNNLQNHISQGVGPQSHSFPMNDPIRHGNQGQQRFVSQQGSLYSLHASTSVKAHTPPTITNFKSNIFALNSECYQQDKKGTLSQPKNFTGNKKNHTSCKGSSVCRYKSQFQHAKHVKNGNMNKEGKSNASVNSHPRNSTKFKKKKVCSFNYMDEEVKQWREDRKKNYPTSVKKSKEEKTSMLHCKEMKELHAKQAQLACEAADLFIPLPKRPHLKGQVRVCTINVGTLNDKLLKLTNALRKRKVEIACIQETKWKGEEATLECNGYKLWHAGLENAINGVGILISTNLKDNVVEVKRCCDRIIAIKVAVERKIVNVVCVYAPNATLEDSFKRSFWESLDDIVKGIPMNECIFLGGDFNGHIGKKADGYETVHGGFGFGTRNDEGHRLLEFATAHDLVVANSFYKKRDAHLITFHNEGYNSQNDYLLLRKWDRKACIDCKALPGETSASQHKLLFMDLYMSMKKRIKRNPNRKKHKKEQLKKGKLHNKRGKTFQNDRIAKKAKTR; this is translated from the exons ATGAATCCTCATCATAATTCCAATCAAGATCCAACAATTGCTTCCATACTTCAACAG GTTAACTCTCTCATTTATCAGCAAACGTACAATGGTAGTGTTGGAGGATTATATCCCAATAACAGGCCAATTGATGCTCCATCTCGTTTCATGAATTTCTCTAATCAGCCCATTCCCTTGCGAAGTCCTACGGATCAATTCCCCAACGGTATTGGTGGATTCAATCCACAGCACAATTACAATCCCTTTCCTCCAAAGCAGTTTAATTCTTCTCAACAACAAGGCCAGTTCTTTGCTAATAACTCCATGAATCATCCTGTATACCACCAAAATGTTGGTAGACCATTGCAATTACAAAACCCCAATTATGCCCAATATCATCCTGGCAATTTTCCGATGTTCCAAATCCATAATAAGAATACAACGAGTCATCAAAATCCTGGATTTCCTGCAAGTCAGCAATTTGGCATGTCTAATTTCAGTGGAAGCTCCTTTGAACATGGTAATCAAGGACAACAGAGATTTCATTCACCATCGATGGATGTCAATTTGTCTAATATGGGTCAGCAGTTACAAGGGAACCAATTTCAACCCAACGCTTCTGGTTCAGTTCAAACACAGAAATCACACAACTTCCATGCTACTCCCAATAATTTACAG AACCACATTTCTCAAGGTGTGGGACCCCAAAGTCACAGTTTCCCCATGAATGACCCTATTCGTCATGGTAATCAAGGACAACAAAGATTTGTTTCACAGCAAGGGAGCTTATATTCACTCCATGCTTCTACTTCAGTCAAAGCACATACTCCTCCTACAATCACAAATTTTAAG AGCAATATATTCGCTTTAAATTCAGAATGCTATCAACAAGACAAAAAAGGAACTTTGTCTCAACCCAAGAACTTCACAGGAAATAAAAAGAATCACACTTCATGTAAAGG CTCAAGTGTGTGCAGATATAAATCCCAGTTTCAGCATGCAAAACATGTCAAAAATGGAAACATGAATAAAG AGGGTAAGAGCAATGCTTCAGTAAATTCGCATCCTCGAAATTCcactaaatttaaaaaaaa AAAAGTATGCTCGTTTAATTACATGGATGAAGAAGTTAAGCAGTGGCGTGAGGATCGTAAGAAAAACTATCCCACAAGTGTGAAAAAATCCAAGGAAGAAAAGACATCCATGTTACATTGTAAG GAAATGAAGGAATTACATGCAAAACAAGCTCAATTGGCTTGTGAAGCTGCCGATCTATTTATTCCT CTTCCGAAAAGGCCTCATCTCAAAGGCCAAGTACGAGTATGCACCATAAATGTTGGAACATTGAATGATAAGTTATTGAAATTGACAAATGCATTAAGAAAAAGGAAAGTGGAGATCGCATGCATACAAGAAACCAAGTGGAAGGGGGAGGAAGCTACACTCGAGTGTAACGGGTATAAGTTGTGGCATGCAGGACTAGAGAACGCAATAAACGGTGTAGGGATCTTAATATCAACAAACCTCAAAGACAACGTAGTAGAAGTTAAAAGATGTTGCGATAGGATCATTGCGATCAAAGTAGCCGTAGAGAGAAAGATAGTGAACGTCGTCTGCGTATACGCACCAAATGCCACTCTAGAAGATTCGTTTAAGAGGAGTTTTTGGGAATCATTAGATGATATAGTAAAAGGTATACCTATGAATGAATGTATATTCTTAGGGGGAGACTTCAATGGACATATAGGAAAAAAGGCGGATGGATATGAGACAGTGCACGGTGGTTTTGGATTTGGTACTAGGAACGATGAGGGACATAGGTTACTAGAGTTTGCAACTGCACACGATTTGGTGGTTGCAAACTCCTTTTATAAAAAGAGGGATGCGCATTTGATTACCTTTCACAATGAAGGGTATAATAGTCAAAATGACTACCTCCTTTTGCGAAAATGGGACCGTAAGGCGTGTATTGATTGCAAGGCGTTACCGGGAGAGACGAGTGCTTCGCAACACAAGTTGTTGTTCATGGACTTATACATGAGCATGAAAAAGCGCATT aagagaaaccctaataggaAAAAACACAAAAAAGAACAGTTGAAAAAGGGAAAGCTCCATAACAAAAGaggaaaaacatttcaaaatgaTCGAATCGCCAAGAAAGCAAAGACCAGATAA